The Arthrobacter burdickii genome window below encodes:
- a CDS encoding STAS/SEC14 domain-containing protein: MTATDQQVLPRYTLSDAGDFLCLRWASGVTLQAEDIESTIAAVTAASPRGRRPLLVYIGRVERITPEAKQLLVDDTCSTRTAVVGVDEVSRVLTAFNYRSATPSRYFTEEADAIAWLREDPGSDGASAPGEAFRAEMRGEVLWVECESSTDVTNAVAEALVARVHQLSPSVCPPMLIRLNHLVSLTEEALHSLATGLDIAALAIVGAERGDPIITAYYKQQHHPPYPTRHFTTTGPAQAWLADCFRQGPG, from the coding sequence ATGACCGCAACAGATCAGCAGGTGCTGCCGCGCTACACGCTGAGCGACGCAGGTGACTTCCTGTGCCTGCGCTGGGCGTCCGGCGTCACCCTGCAGGCCGAGGACATCGAATCGACGATTGCGGCCGTCACTGCCGCGTCCCCCCGGGGCAGGCGCCCGCTGCTGGTGTATATCGGCCGGGTCGAGCGGATCACGCCGGAAGCCAAGCAGCTGCTCGTGGACGACACCTGTTCCACCCGGACAGCCGTCGTCGGCGTCGACGAGGTGAGCAGGGTACTCACGGCCTTCAACTACAGGTCCGCGACACCGAGCCGGTACTTCACCGAGGAAGCCGATGCGATCGCCTGGCTCCGGGAGGACCCGGGGTCGGACGGCGCCTCAGCTCCCGGGGAGGCGTTCCGGGCCGAGATGCGGGGAGAGGTGCTGTGGGTCGAGTGCGAGTCCAGCACGGATGTCACGAACGCTGTCGCGGAAGCGCTGGTGGCGCGGGTCCACCAGCTCAGCCCGTCGGTCTGCCCACCGATGCTCATCCGCCTCAACCATCTGGTCTCGCTCACCGAGGAAGCGCTGCATTCCCTGGCGACGGGGCTGGATATCGCGGCCCTGGCCATCGTCGGAGCCGAACGCGGGGATCCGATCATCACCGCGTACTACAAGCAGCAGCACCACCCGCCCTACCCCACCAGGCACTTCACGACAACCGGCCCGGCCCAGGCATGGCTGGCCGACTGCTTCCGGCAGGGGCCGGGGTAG
- a CDS encoding siderophore-interacting protein, with translation MSSPVSASIRKPPRPQAVLTVEETQWLSPHLVRVVAGGPGFSDLQECDATDMYAKLLFAKPELGLVPPYDLAALQDELPADDRPVKRTYTIRSLDREARRLAIDFVVHGDEGIAGPWAAQASPGDALVLMGPSGKWSPDQDADWHLFVGDDSALPAIAAGIEALHPAAVGHAYLEVDSAAEVLPLDAPAGLELHWLYRDGQAAGTTTLLADAVAAGPWPEGRVDAFVHGERGAMKALRDVLFKEKNLARSQVSLSGYWAYGREEDTFQAEKREPIGKILDD, from the coding sequence ATGTCCTCGCCCGTGTCCGCATCGATCCGCAAGCCGCCGCGCCCCCAAGCCGTCCTCACCGTGGAGGAGACGCAGTGGCTGAGCCCGCACCTCGTGCGGGTCGTCGCGGGCGGGCCCGGCTTCTCCGACCTCCAGGAGTGCGACGCCACGGACATGTACGCGAAGCTGCTCTTCGCGAAGCCCGAGCTCGGGCTGGTGCCGCCCTACGATCTCGCGGCGCTGCAGGATGAGCTGCCGGCCGACGACCGTCCCGTGAAGCGGACGTACACCATCCGGTCGCTGGACCGCGAGGCGCGGCGCCTCGCCATCGACTTCGTGGTGCACGGGGACGAGGGCATCGCCGGTCCCTGGGCCGCGCAGGCCTCCCCGGGAGACGCCCTGGTGCTCATGGGACCGTCCGGCAAGTGGTCGCCGGACCAGGACGCCGACTGGCACCTGTTCGTCGGCGACGACTCCGCGCTCCCCGCGATCGCCGCCGGCATCGAGGCCCTGCACCCGGCCGCCGTCGGGCACGCGTACCTCGAGGTGGACAGCGCCGCCGAGGTCCTCCCCCTGGATGCTCCCGCGGGCCTCGAGCTGCACTGGCTGTACCGGGACGGGCAGGCGGCAGGCACGACGACGCTGCTCGCGGACGCCGTCGCCGCCGGGCCGTGGCCCGAGGGCCGCGTCGACGCCTTCGTGCACGGGGAGCGCGGGGCGATGAAGGCGCTGCGGGACGTCCTGTTCAAGGAGAAGAACCTCGCGCGCTCGCAGGTCTCCCTGTCGGGCTACTGGGCGTACGGCCGCGAGGAGGACACCTTCCAGGCGGAGAAGCGCGAGCCGATCGGCAAGATCCTCGACGACTAG
- the hutH gene encoding histidine ammonia-lyase, producing MAIAAPPQEPRHTVNQHSVIVGTGPLSPADVVAVTRHGAAVELAPEALAAMAASRAVIDSLVDDGTPHYGVSTGFGALATKHIPLDQRSQLQRSLIRSHAASSGAEVDREVVRGLMLGRLSTLATGRTGVRPVVAETYAAMLTAGITPVVGEYGSLGCSGDLAPLSHVALALMGEGSVRTGSGDLVPAAEALAAAGIAPVQLREKEGLALINGTDGMLGMLVLAAADLHRLFTTADLAAAMSVEGLLGTDAVFAEDLHALRPHPGQVASAANIRSLLHDSPLIAEQLTSETGRHRFTRVQDAYSLRCAPQVHGAARATLAHAESVASIELASAIDNPVITPDGRIESNGNFHGAPVGYVLDFLAIAVADVASMSERRTDRFLDKSRSHGLNAFLAHDPGVDSGHMIAQYTQAGIVSELKRLANPASVDSIPSSAMQEDHVSMGWAAGLKLRKAIDGLTRVLAIEILTAARALDMRDGGTAGAAGVRSSAPITAVRARLREDVEGPGTDRYLAPEIEAARMLVDDGSLLAAAVGTLPAPLQ from the coding sequence ATGGCAATAGCGGCACCGCCGCAGGAACCGAGGCACACCGTGAACCAGCACTCCGTGATCGTGGGCACAGGCCCCCTGTCCCCCGCCGATGTCGTGGCGGTGACACGGCACGGAGCAGCCGTCGAGCTGGCTCCCGAGGCGCTGGCCGCCATGGCCGCGTCCCGTGCCGTCATCGACTCCCTCGTCGACGACGGCACGCCCCACTACGGTGTCTCGACCGGCTTCGGCGCCCTGGCCACCAAGCACATCCCGCTGGACCAGCGGAGCCAGCTGCAGCGCAGCCTCATCCGCAGCCATGCGGCGTCGTCCGGCGCCGAGGTGGACCGCGAGGTGGTGCGCGGCCTCATGCTCGGACGCCTCTCCACCCTCGCGACGGGGCGCACGGGCGTCCGGCCCGTCGTCGCCGAGACCTACGCGGCGATGCTCACCGCGGGCATCACCCCGGTGGTGGGCGAATACGGGTCCCTCGGCTGCTCGGGAGACCTCGCGCCGCTGTCCCACGTGGCCCTGGCCCTGATGGGTGAGGGCAGCGTCCGGACCGGCTCCGGCGACCTCGTCCCCGCCGCCGAAGCCCTCGCGGCGGCGGGCATCGCCCCCGTGCAGCTGCGCGAGAAGGAGGGCCTCGCCCTGATCAACGGGACGGACGGGATGCTCGGAATGCTGGTCCTCGCCGCGGCCGACCTGCACCGGCTCTTCACGACGGCGGACCTCGCGGCGGCGATGAGCGTCGAGGGACTGCTCGGCACCGATGCCGTCTTCGCGGAGGATCTCCACGCCCTGCGTCCGCATCCGGGCCAGGTGGCGTCGGCAGCCAACATCCGGTCGCTGCTCCACGATTCCCCCCTCATCGCGGAGCAGCTCACCTCGGAGACCGGCCGCCACCGCTTCACCCGGGTCCAGGACGCCTATTCGCTGCGGTGCGCACCGCAGGTCCACGGCGCGGCGCGTGCCACCCTCGCGCACGCCGAGTCCGTCGCCTCGATCGAACTCGCCTCCGCCATCGACAACCCCGTGATCACCCCCGACGGCAGGATCGAGTCGAACGGCAACTTCCACGGAGCACCCGTGGGCTACGTGCTCGACTTCCTCGCGATCGCCGTCGCCGACGTCGCCTCCATGAGCGAGCGCCGCACGGACCGCTTCCTCGACAAGTCGCGCAGCCACGGCCTCAACGCGTTCCTGGCCCACGATCCCGGCGTCGACTCCGGCCACATGATCGCGCAGTACACGCAGGCCGGCATCGTCTCGGAACTCAAGCGCCTCGCGAACCCCGCATCCGTCGACTCCATCCCGTCCTCCGCGATGCAGGAGGACCACGTCTCCATGGGCTGGGCGGCGGGGCTCAAGCTGCGGAAGGCCATCGACGGCCTCACCCGCGTGCTCGCCATCGAGATCCTGACCGCGGCGAGGGCGCTGGACATGCGCGACGGCGGCACTGCCGGTGCTGCCGGTGTGCGCAGCTCCGCTCCCATCACCGCCGTCCGGGCGCGGCTGCGGGAGGATGTCGAGGGCCCGGGCACGGACCGCTACCTCGCCCCGGAGATCGAGGCAGCCCGGATGCTGGTCGACGACGGGTCCCTGCTGGCCGCTGCGGTCGGCACGCTCCCAGCACCTCTTCAGTGA
- a CDS encoding IclR family transcriptional regulator: MAESSTRTVERALVLLGAVCDAGSLTLADAARETELSASTALRLLRTLEGTGFVRRDGLGTYRPGLRVMQLGAQALGHESLVSLAEPALERLVDQTGESAYLSVPSHDGEGVYLAMREGTHSVRHASWVGRSIPLAGTAVGAVLTGGPAEGFVVVRDGVEADVTAIAAPVSPGGRAVAALSVVVPSYRITEAEARRIGALVAREAAALLTPSARVTATGDLTGEPA; the protein is encoded by the coding sequence GTGGCGGAATCATCGACACGCACCGTCGAGCGCGCCCTCGTGCTCCTCGGGGCGGTCTGCGACGCGGGGTCGCTGACCCTCGCGGACGCGGCGCGGGAGACGGAGCTCTCGGCGTCGACCGCCCTCCGGCTCCTGCGCACGCTGGAGGGCACGGGATTCGTCCGGCGGGACGGGCTCGGGACGTACCGGCCAGGACTCCGCGTCATGCAGCTCGGGGCGCAGGCACTCGGCCACGAGTCGCTCGTCTCCCTCGCGGAACCCGCGCTGGAACGCCTCGTGGACCAGACCGGCGAATCGGCCTACCTGAGCGTCCCGTCCCACGACGGCGAGGGCGTGTACCTGGCGATGCGTGAGGGGACGCACTCCGTCCGCCATGCCAGCTGGGTGGGACGCAGCATCCCGCTGGCGGGAACCGCCGTCGGCGCCGTCCTGACCGGGGGCCCCGCCGAAGGCTTCGTCGTCGTCCGCGACGGCGTCGAGGCGGACGTGACCGCCATCGCCGCGCCCGTCTCGCCGGGCGGCAGGGCCGTCGCGGCGCTCAGCGTCGTCGTCCCCAGCTATCGCATCACCGAGGCGGAGGCCCGCCGCATCGGAGCGCTCGTCGCGCGGGAGGCCGCCGCCCTCCTCACACCATCCGCCCGCGTCACCGCGACCGGGGACCTGACAGGAGAACCAGCATGA
- the hutU gene encoding urocanate hydratase, whose product MTSSPTTPTHDPSRSIRAARGTQLTAKSWQTEAPLRMLMNNLDPEVAERPEDLVVYGGTGRAARSWAAYDAIVRTLETLDDDETLLVQSGKPVGVFRTNPWAPRVLLANSNLVGDWATWPEFRRLEAEGLMMYGQMTAGSWIYIGTQGILQGTFETFAAIAHKRFGGSLAGTLTLTGGCGGMGGAQPLAVTLNGGAVLIVDVSEARLCRRVSKRYLDTVADTLDDAVEQVLAAKREKRALSVGVVGNAATVFPELLRRGLDVDIVTDQTSAHDPLSYLPEGIAPDEWEREASADPEGFTKKSQASMALHVEAMVGFMDAGAEVFDYGNSIRDEARKGGYGRAFDFPGFVPAYIRPLFCEGLGPFRWVALSGDPADIAVTDAALKELFPDNGHLHRWLDAAAEHVEFEGLPARICWLGYGDRAKAGLLFNRLVAEGKVLAPIVIGRDHLDSGSVASPYRETEAMADGSDAVADWPLLNALLTTSSGATWVSIHHGGGVGIGRSIHAGQVSVADGTDLAAQKLERLLTNDPGMGVIRHVDAGYERAREVAAERGVRIPMES is encoded by the coding sequence ATGACCAGCAGCCCCACGACCCCCACGCACGACCCCTCCCGCTCCATCCGGGCGGCCCGCGGCACGCAGCTGACCGCGAAGAGCTGGCAGACGGAAGCGCCCCTGCGCATGCTGATGAACAACCTCGACCCCGAGGTGGCCGAACGCCCCGAGGACCTCGTGGTCTACGGCGGCACCGGCCGGGCCGCGCGGAGCTGGGCGGCCTACGACGCGATCGTCCGCACGCTCGAGACCCTCGACGACGACGAGACGCTGCTCGTGCAGTCGGGCAAGCCCGTCGGCGTCTTCCGCACCAACCCGTGGGCACCCCGGGTGCTGCTGGCCAACTCCAACCTCGTCGGCGACTGGGCCACCTGGCCCGAGTTCCGGCGCCTCGAGGCCGAGGGCCTCATGATGTACGGGCAGATGACCGCGGGGTCCTGGATCTACATCGGGACGCAGGGCATCCTGCAGGGGACCTTCGAGACGTTCGCGGCCATCGCGCACAAGCGGTTCGGCGGGAGCCTCGCCGGCACCCTGACCCTGACCGGCGGCTGCGGCGGCATGGGCGGCGCCCAGCCCCTCGCCGTCACCCTCAACGGCGGCGCGGTCCTGATCGTCGACGTGAGCGAGGCGCGCCTCTGCCGCCGCGTGTCCAAGCGGTACCTGGACACTGTGGCGGACACGCTCGACGACGCCGTCGAGCAGGTCCTCGCGGCGAAGCGCGAGAAGCGCGCGCTGTCGGTCGGCGTCGTCGGCAATGCCGCCACCGTCTTCCCCGAACTGCTGCGGCGCGGGCTCGACGTCGACATCGTCACCGACCAGACATCCGCCCACGACCCGCTGAGCTACCTGCCGGAAGGGATCGCTCCCGACGAATGGGAGCGCGAGGCCTCCGCCGACCCCGAGGGTTTCACCAAGAAGTCGCAGGCCTCCATGGCCCTGCACGTCGAGGCGATGGTCGGCTTTATGGATGCCGGTGCCGAGGTGTTCGACTACGGCAACTCCATCCGCGACGAGGCGCGGAAGGGCGGCTACGGCCGCGCGTTCGACTTCCCCGGCTTCGTCCCCGCCTACATCCGCCCCCTGTTCTGCGAGGGGCTCGGCCCGTTCCGCTGGGTGGCGCTCTCGGGCGATCCCGCGGACATCGCCGTCACCGACGCCGCCCTCAAGGAACTGTTCCCCGACAACGGCCACCTGCACCGCTGGCTCGACGCCGCCGCGGAGCACGTCGAATTCGAGGGCCTGCCGGCGCGCATCTGCTGGCTCGGCTACGGTGACCGCGCGAAAGCCGGGCTGCTGTTCAACCGGCTGGTCGCCGAGGGCAAGGTCTTGGCCCCGATCGTCATCGGCCGCGACCACCTCGACTCCGGGTCCGTGGCCTCGCCCTACCGTGAGACCGAAGCCATGGCGGACGGCTCCGACGCCGTCGCCGACTGGCCCCTGCTGAATGCCCTGCTCACGACGTCGTCGGGGGCCACCTGGGTCTCCATCCACCACGGTGGCGGCGTGGGCATCGGACGCTCCATCCACGCGGGCCAGGTCTCGGTCGCGGACGGGACGGACCTCGCCGCCCAGAAGCTCGAGCGCCTGCTGACCAACGACCCCGGCATGGGAGTCATCCGCCACGTGGACGCCGGCTACGAACGGGCCCGCGAGGTCGCCGCGGAGCGCGGCGTGCGCATCCCCATGGAATCCTGA
- a CDS encoding allantoate amidohydrolase — translation MQTVSAVLDSISDIGRDPSRGGYSRGVYTGAERSLREWFDAEATARGLSVETDRNGILWAWWDATDSRDGALVTGSHLDSVPGGGAFDGPLGVASALVAVDLLRERGVEPRRSLAVAVFPEEEGSRFGLSCLGSRLLTGSVDPDTVRSLTDTDGTTFAEASRAAGIDPAHLGRDEDAVRHIGDFVELHVEQGRGLIDLDSAVAIGSTMLGHGRWRLSIAGQGNHAGTTLMADRADPMIAAAQVVLAARKIAAEQDGARATVGRLQPVPGGTNVIASRVDLWLDVRHEEDAVTASLIEKIHGQAQKICAFEGCRATLTEESRSGTVHFDGALQHTLASALGRSFPGTPTLPTGAGHDAGILGAIAPTAMLFVRNPTGISHSPEEFVERDDADAGAVALADVLEDLL, via the coding sequence ATGCAGACCGTCTCCGCAGTCCTCGATTCCATCAGCGACATCGGCCGCGACCCGTCCCGCGGCGGGTACTCCCGGGGCGTCTACACGGGCGCCGAACGGTCCCTCCGGGAGTGGTTCGACGCCGAGGCGACGGCCCGCGGGCTGTCGGTGGAGACGGACCGCAACGGGATCCTCTGGGCCTGGTGGGACGCCACGGACAGCCGCGACGGCGCCCTCGTGACCGGCAGCCACCTCGACTCCGTCCCCGGCGGCGGGGCGTTCGACGGGCCGCTGGGCGTCGCCTCGGCGCTGGTCGCGGTGGACCTGCTGAGGGAACGGGGGGTCGAGCCGCGCCGCTCGCTCGCCGTCGCCGTGTTCCCGGAGGAGGAGGGTTCACGGTTCGGGCTGTCCTGCCTCGGGTCGCGCCTGCTCACGGGTTCGGTGGACCCCGACACCGTCCGGTCCCTGACCGACACCGACGGCACGACGTTCGCCGAGGCCTCGCGGGCCGCAGGCATCGACCCGGCGCACCTGGGCCGGGACGAGGACGCCGTCCGGCACATCGGGGACTTCGTCGAACTCCACGTCGAACAGGGGCGTGGCCTGATCGACCTGGACTCCGCCGTCGCCATCGGGTCCACCATGCTGGGCCACGGCCGGTGGCGCCTGTCCATCGCCGGCCAGGGCAACCACGCTGGCACCACCCTCATGGCCGACCGCGCCGATCCCATGATCGCCGCGGCGCAGGTGGTCCTCGCGGCGCGGAAGATCGCCGCGGAGCAGGACGGCGCGCGCGCCACCGTCGGCCGCCTCCAGCCCGTGCCGGGCGGGACGAACGTCATCGCCTCGCGCGTCGACCTGTGGCTCGACGTACGCCACGAGGAGGACGCGGTGACGGCGTCGCTCATCGAGAAGATCCACGGCCAGGCCCAGAAGATCTGCGCGTTCGAGGGCTGCCGCGCCACCCTGACGGAGGAATCGCGCAGCGGTACCGTCCACTTCGACGGTGCCCTCCAGCACACGCTGGCCTCGGCGCTCGGCCGGTCCTTCCCGGGCACGCCCACCCTGCCCACCGGGGCCGGGCACGACGCCGGCATCCTGGGAGCCATCGCCCCGACGGCCATGCTCTTCGTCCGCAACCCCACCGGCATCAGCCACTCGCCCGAGGAGTTCGTGGAGCGCGACGACGCCGACGCCGGGGCCGTGGCGCTCGCCGACGTCCTCGAAGACCTGCTGTGA
- a CDS encoding formimidoylglutamate deiminase has protein sequence MSGRDARTAPAPGPDAARRGVVRAVWCEHAWLDADGVVDAVRVEVDADGTVVGVAPGVAAQDGDVVLPGVAFPAAANAHSHAFHRALRGRTHDRGGTFWTWRETMYRAAGALTPALYEDLATAAYAEMVATGWTSVAEFHYVHHQPDGTPYGQGPDDGGEGPGCDGPHAMELALARAAVRAGIRLTLLDTCYLAGGFGTPLEDGQLRFSDGTAAQWLDRLASLRATISVLYPAHQVSVGAAIHSVRAVPEDQLAVIARHLPSGMPLHIHLSEQPAENEDCLRATGTTPAGLLGRYGLVSERLSAVHATHVSDADVAILGNAGAVVVLCPTTEADLADGIGPAGGFRGAGAVLALGTDQHAVVDPWLEMRALEHGERLRTGRRGHFDPAGLHGIAAVGGATAQGRPGAGFRPGCAADFMAVDPHSARTAGSAWEQLAYTATAQDVTAVVVGGALLARDGVHATLGRPADLLVAAIARLDEAADSLSPKEHHECRS, from the coding sequence GTGAGCGGACGGGACGCCCGCACGGCTCCCGCGCCGGGCCCGGACGCGGCCCGGCGCGGCGTGGTCCGCGCCGTCTGGTGCGAGCACGCCTGGCTGGACGCGGACGGCGTGGTCGACGCCGTCCGCGTGGAGGTCGACGCCGACGGGACGGTGGTCGGTGTCGCTCCGGGCGTCGCCGCGCAGGACGGCGACGTCGTGCTTCCCGGCGTCGCCTTCCCCGCGGCCGCCAACGCGCACTCGCATGCGTTCCACCGTGCGCTGCGGGGCCGGACCCACGACCGCGGGGGGACGTTCTGGACGTGGCGGGAGACCATGTACCGCGCGGCCGGAGCCCTGACGCCCGCGCTCTACGAGGACCTGGCCACCGCCGCGTACGCGGAGATGGTCGCAACCGGGTGGACCAGCGTCGCCGAATTCCACTACGTCCATCACCAGCCCGACGGCACCCCCTACGGCCAGGGGCCGGACGACGGAGGCGAGGGACCGGGCTGCGACGGGCCTCACGCCATGGAGCTGGCCCTGGCGCGTGCCGCGGTCCGTGCGGGCATCCGACTGACACTGCTCGATACCTGCTACCTCGCCGGCGGCTTCGGCACGCCCCTCGAGGACGGGCAGCTCCGCTTCTCCGACGGCACGGCCGCGCAGTGGCTGGACCGGCTCGCGTCCCTCCGCGCCACGATCTCCGTGCTGTACCCCGCGCACCAGGTGTCCGTCGGCGCCGCCATCCACTCGGTGCGGGCCGTGCCCGAGGACCAGCTGGCCGTCATCGCGCGGCACCTGCCGTCCGGGATGCCGCTGCACATCCACCTCTCCGAGCAGCCCGCGGAGAACGAGGACTGCCTCCGCGCCACCGGCACCACGCCGGCCGGGCTGCTCGGCCGGTACGGGCTCGTGAGCGAGCGCCTGTCCGCCGTGCACGCGACGCACGTCAGCGACGCCGACGTGGCGATCCTCGGGAACGCCGGGGCCGTCGTCGTCCTCTGTCCCACGACGGAAGCGGACCTCGCGGACGGCATCGGACCGGCCGGCGGGTTCCGCGGGGCAGGCGCGGTCCTGGCCCTCGGCACCGACCAGCATGCCGTCGTCGACCCGTGGCTCGAGATGCGCGCGCTCGAGCACGGCGAACGCCTGCGCACCGGACGCCGCGGGCACTTCGACCCGGCCGGGCTCCACGGCATCGCCGCGGTGGGCGGGGCCACCGCGCAGGGACGACCCGGCGCCGGGTTCCGCCCGGGCTGCGCGGCGGACTTCATGGCTGTCGACCCGCACAGCGCGCGGACGGCCGGTTCCGCGTGGGAGCAGCTCGCGTACACGGCGACCGCGCAGGACGTCACCGCCGTCGTCGTCGGGGGTGCGCTGCTGGCCCGCGACGGCGTGCATGCAACCCTCGGCAGGCCGGCCGACCTCCTGGTGGCGGCCATCGCGCGCCTCGACGAGGCCGCGGACTCCCTCTCACCCAAGGAGCACCACGAATGTCGCAGCTGA